GCCGGAGGCTCTGATTATTTTCTGTGAATCAACATTTCATTTAATCAGACAACTAAACAATCAGATTCACCTGAAATGACTTTaatctgtgtatttatttattggagataaatctttttattaaatcatttatttaaatctttcgctccttttttattttccagtctCTGTGGAGCTGAACTAAAAATCTCTTTCCGTCTTTTCTCGGGTGCTGATATCAAACAGACACATTCATCTCCTCTTGAGTTCATTATTCGTGATCACATCTGACATTATTGAGTCTCCAGCAGCTCCTGGATGGAGGCCGCTCACACGCTCCGTGCGTAATTACGCGTGAAACCAAAACTCCCCGCAGAGAGCAGCGCGCGCTGATCCGCTCTGATCCAAACACTGATCCGATGATGGATATTGACACGAGACGGGACggaccccctcctcccccctcctccccttcctccccctccaGCTCCAACATGTCGCCGCTTTTACGCAAATTTATTCTCCGAATGTTTCCATCAACGAAATACCAGAAATTCAACGTTTTTAATTCATCTGATGATTAGATGTAATTATAAAGAACAGAAATAATATTTTAGATATTCCATggatgaaataaaactttttaatcCAAActagatgaaaacaaaaaacattttttgtgtttttgtatttttttttgtgcgtaaaatctttttttatttttcctccgCAGCCAAAGACTCCAAGGACGAGGACCGGAAGGACGAGAGCTTCTCTCTGGACAGCGACCTGGACTACAGCTCCGACGACAACCTCACGTCCATGTGCCACAAAGAGGACGCGGACGGCGGCGGCGCTCTGGACGACGGTCCGCTGCTCCACGGCTCCTCCGGCGGCGGCTCCGGTTCGGGCGGCGGCACCGGAGGAGGCGGCGGGAAGAACCGGCGGCGGCGGACGGCGTTCACCAGCgagcagctgctggagctggagAAGGAGTTCCACTGCAAGAAGTACCTGTCGCTCACCGAGCGCTCGCAGATCGCGCATGCGCTGAAGCTGAGCGAGGTCCAGGTGAagatctggttccagaaccggCGCGCGAAGTGGAAACGGGTCAAAGCCGGGAACGTGAACAACAAGTCCGGGGAGCCGTCCCGGAACCCCAAGATCGTGGTTCCGATCCCGGTGCACGTGAGCCGCTTCGCCATCAGGAGTCAGCACCAGCAGATGGAGCAGAACCGGCCGTAGAGGCGGAACCACCGGGGCCGGTACCGGAGCCGCGACCGGAGCAACCGCCagaagaaaaactgacagaaagagTCGCGAAACTCCAGAGAATCTTCCGGATAAACTGATGAAGTGTCAGCTTCTGTtttagagaaaagaaaagaaagaaatcctccagaaagtttaaaaaaaaatctttgattCGGTTTCTACGGTTTGATTTGTCAGAATCTGTGGCCTTACCGgacaaacacaacctgcagtttatTTTCTCTCCGCGGGCTGAAACTAAAACCATCAAAAAGACCCGAACAGCTTAAAATGATTCCAGACTTTTGTTTCTCTGAAGGAGGTTTGATGGAAACTCTGCGGAAAAACGGAACTTTGTGCAGAGAACCTGAGGAGGATCCGTGTGTAAATACCGGGACCCAGCGGGACTGAAGCTGCtaatttatttatagaaaaGTGTGCAACAGTGAAAACATTCCCTGATTCTGgagtaaaaaaagaagaaaatataaaagatgTGAATTAAAGCTGCTCCGTCTCCTTCTATCCTCCGTTACTTCTCTCATTTCTACCAACAAAACGAGCAGGAGTTGGTTTTTAAAAGCCACAAATCTTAATTTATTCTCCTTTTTTTAACggatttaaaacagaaaacagtttaatttcatttattgttttatttctttagcgGAGTCGTTTGAATTTAGAACTAAATCTGCTCATTTGGAAGCTTTTctcttaaaatgtgttttttaaactcatacaaaagcaaaaatgaactaatttcttctttttattgtttaggcTGCAGctaaatttggtcaaatctgtgttttattaattaattgaaAGCTGTTTTATTGGAGatgtttggatcattttcagttcatttcatccaaaagcttcattttgaggaagaaaaatctgaattttaacgTAAATGAATGATAATTATCTAAATAAAAAGGTTGAAATGCCTCCAACCGTTCATTATTTTCACCAATAATTCCTCACACACTTTTCTGTCATTAATTCTGAGTTTTTTCTGGTAAAAGTGGAACTAAAGTGTTTATTCAGGagatttttctgctcaagtTGAAGCTCGACTTggagaaatttgtgttttttgttcatcaaaaaagaaaagagactaATTTGGACGTTTTTCCTTCTGTGGTTTGGAAATCTGTGAGTTTTTAAtcagaaaacaactaaaatctgctaaatttagaagatttttccagaaaaaaagtcacgtttctgtttaaactggactcatttttcttcccgttaattaaaaatctaattaaagagAATCATTTCATCAGAAACAGAtcaaaggtttttatttttatggtttGATTTAAAGTCAAACGATGAAAACGAGGCCtaaaggcagaaaaacaccacatttatttcactaaataaagaaaaaaacgtttAAATCTGTCGACGTTCAGCAGAAACTAAAGCAGAGTTCATTATTAGACtgaagaaatgaataaaaacggCAGAAATCAGATCATTTGAGACgttttctgctttaatttcaGCTGAATTTGGGGAAATAAATGAACTTTTACtcagaaatctgattttttttaaaacatttgtccttaaaaagcagcttcagtctgaaaaactgaaaataaaatgtttatttaggaCATTTTTGGGCCAAAATTATCATTAGATTGTGAGAAATGAGTGTTTTTATTCGTTTGTTTTTGCTCTAATTGCAGCTTAGTTcttagaaatgtttgtttttaatcctaaaactgtttatttctatcatttttCTGCTAAAATCAGCAGCTGATTAttggaaaatgtttgttttcactcaaactaaagcaacaatCTACAAATTCATGACATTCTCCTGCTAAAATTAGAGTTAAATttgataaatatgttttatttcttttaaaaagaagcaaaaatcttCTCATTTGGAGCCTTTTCTGCTCTATTTGAAGCtaaatctgtgattttttttctcctaaaacTGAAGGAAACTGtttatttagaacatttttctgCTAAAGTTCAACTTCATCATGAAAAATACGTTAAATTTTATTCAGAATTAACAGGAATCTGcagtttttatacatttttctgCTACATTAAATGATTTTAATCATAAAAAGAAGTTAAATCTGCAGCTTAATTatgagaaatgtttgtttttcctcttaaCAAGGAAATAAAACGGTTTGTTTAGAACATTTTCTGGCTAAAATCACAGCTGATTAttggaaaatgtttgttttacctcaaagaaaaacaaaaatcgacacatttagactttttttcctttgaaatcTCAGCTGTAGTTTGATAATATGTGAAGTTTATTccttaaaataaacagaaatctgatctttttgaacagttttcctCAAACTTCAGCTTCAGTTTGACAAATCTGTGAATCTTTGCTCATAGAActgaataaaaaatgttttaggacatttttgtgCCAAAAACATCATTAGGTTCTGagaaatgaatgatttttatcataaaaaataatctaaatgtgctttttctgctcttattGCAGCTGAATTATTTaaagaatgtttgtttttactcaaagaaaagaaaaaatcgacacatttagacttttttctgcTCAGATCTTTGCTTGATTATtagaaaagtgtgttttaatcataaaaagaagaagtaattgtttatttagaacattttcctgctaaaatcagaattaaattagaaaaatatgttttatttatcattaaaagaagcaaaaacctTCTCAATTGAAACATTTTCTGCACTAATTGTAGATTAATTTTACTcctaaaacagaagaaatcagtttatttgaaacattttgtccTAAAATCTGAGTTAAAtccaataaatgtgttttttattcataaaaaaagGAACGAAAAGCATCAGTGagacattttttaacataaacTCTCAGCTGTAGTTGGAGAAATACGTcaacttttactcatttataATTTGTTTTCTGCTCCGATCAAAGATGAATTTtggaaaatgttaatttttgctcaaagaaaaagcaacaagcTGCTAATTTCTGACGTTtttctgctcaaactgctgtttgattctggaaaatgtgttttatttctcacaAAGGGGAGCAAAAACCTTCT
This portion of the Acanthochromis polyacanthus isolate Apoly-LR-REF ecotype Palm Island chromosome 22, KAUST_Apoly_ChrSc, whole genome shotgun sequence genome encodes:
- the gbx2 gene encoding homeobox protein GBX-2; this translates as MSAAFGPSFMVMQRPLGSTTAFSIDSLIGGPPQPSPGHFVYTGYPMFMPYRSVVLQPPPPPALQPALPAGHHPPLPGLQGGFCSSLAQGLTQGMALTSTLMASLPGGFSPNQQHQEAARKFGSQPLHVFDKSQELRLDAEDGKSFLQGKESALPAFHDPDTAVQTSTAKDSKDEDRKDESFSLDSDLDYSSDDNLTSMCHKEDADGGGALDDGPLLHGSSGGGSGSGGGTGGGGGKNRRRRTAFTSEQLLELEKEFHCKKYLSLTERSQIAHALKLSEVQVKIWFQNRRAKWKRVKAGNVNNKSGEPSRNPKIVVPIPVHVSRFAIRSQHQQMEQNRP